DNA sequence from the Leptospirillum ferrooxidans C2-3 genome:
CCCCTGAATGAGTCTCTCCCCCTTATATGGGGGCAGATGATCTGTTGAGCATGGCTCTTTGAGCGGCACGCACACTTTTGAACCTTCCACCTCTGCTCTTGAGTTTACCCATACCGATTCCGTCAGGACACAGTTCCATGGGGAGATTCGGAAGGTCGATCAAAATCGCCATCATGGCGGAGATGTCGTCAAGCTTCTGGATTCCCCTCCATAGGATTTCGCTCCCTGGTTCCCCATCGCCTTTTCTCCATCCCCCCTCCCGGGCTTGCACCATCTGTATCGCTTTACGAAGGGTAGGGGCGGGCCACCCAGAGTCCAGAAAAACCCGGACGCGGAAGACCATCGAAAACCCCCATCCGGGTCTTTGATGGAAGAGGATCCAGACGACCATCAGAGAAGCCCGGCTGTGCCGCGTCTCTTTTTCTTCGGATTTGCTCCCTGATCCTGACCACATGATGGACGGCCATGCAATCTTCGGCCTTTTTGGTCTGACCACTCAGAACAACATCCATCTTCACCTTCTCATGGTCGAAAAATGGTTGCCCCAACAGATCTGTTACCCTCAGGTCATGATGGATACTGCACTGTGTTCCCGTCAAAGCCCGGACTCCTTCCGGTCCGAAATATCGAGCCAGATCCCACCCACCATGCGGACTTCACCCGAAGGTTCCAGAATCGGAAACATCGTTGAAAGCCAGCGGACCATCGCCCCATCAACGGCAAACTTCTCCACCGTCTGAATGGGCTTTCCCGTCCCCAGAACGGTTCTCAGGTTTTCCTCAAGATCATTGGCGACCTCTTCTCCCCAAACCTCTTTCAGCGATCTTCCCAGAAAACTGGAGGGTCTTTTCAGAAACCGCCGCTCCCAGATCTGATTGACGTAAAGATAGTTCCCGTCCTGATCGAGAATAAAAGCCGCACCGGGAAGATGCTTCATGAACTGGGAAAAGCGCTCCTCGCTGACACGAAGCGCTTCCTGCGTTTCCCGGAGAAGCTTTTTTTCCTCCGACTCCGAAACCGCCCTCAACACCGCCTGAGGGAGCCTGTCCGGATGATCTTTCAAAACATAATCCGT
Encoded proteins:
- a CDS encoding PAS domain-containing protein; protein product: MSSGNEEKVLKILFCEDVATDAELEIRELTRAGLHFKTMVVKSEENFRKGILEFSPDVILSDYTLPADFNGLKALAITQALCPDVPFIFVSGTIGEERAIESLKMGATDYVLKDHPDRLPQAVLRAVSESEEKKLLRETQEALRVSEERFSQFMKHLPGAAFILDQDGNYLYVNQIWERRFLKRPSSFLGRSLKEVWGEEVANDLEENLRTVLGTGKPIQTVEKFAVDGAMVRWLSTMFPILEPSGEVRMVGGIWLDISDRKESGL